From the Cyanobium sp. M30B3 genome, the window CGTGCCTCCGGGCCGTCCCTCGCCGATCTGCCGATCGAAGAGCGGCTCAAGCAGCACATCATCGACGGCGAGCGGATTGGTCTGGAGCCGGCATTGGATGAGGCCCTCCAGAACTATCCACCCCTGCAGATCATCAACACCTTCCTGCTCGATGGCATGAAGGTGGTGGGCGAGCTGTTCGGCAGCGGCCAGATGCAGCTGCCCTTCGTGCTGCAGAGCGCTGAAACGATGAAGTCGGCCGTGGCCCACCTCGAACCCCACATGGAGAAGGTGGAGGGCCCGGAAGGAAGCAACAAGAGCTCGGCCAAGGGCAGGTTTCTGATCGCCACGGTGAAGGGCGATGTGCACGACATCGGCAAGAACCTGGTGGACATTATCCTCACCAACAACGGCTATGAGGTGATCAACCTCGGCATCAAGCAGAGCTGCGAGGCGATCATCGAAGCCCAGCAACAGCACCAGGCCGACTGCATTGCCATGAGCGGCCTGCTGGTGAAATCCACCGCCTTCATGAAGGACAACCTGGAGGCCTTCAACCAGGCGGGGATCGCGGTGCCGGTGATCCTCGGCGGTGCTGCCCTCACCCCCCGCTTCGTGCACGGCGACTGCCGCGCCGCCTACCGGGGCCAGGTGATCTACGGCCGTGATGCCTTCGCCGATCTGCGCTTCATGGATGCCCTGATGGAGGCCAAGGCAGCCCAGGCCTGGGACGACCATCAGGGGTTCCTCAACGGTGCCCCCGAAGGCCTGGGCCTCGGCGGCCGCAGCGAAGACCCTGAAGCCGGCGCTGCAGCCGAAGCTGACGGCCAGGAGGCAGAGACAGCCGCCGCAGACGCAGCGGCAGCAGTTGAAGCCAGCCAGAGCGCTGCAGCCGGTCCCAACGACAGCCGCTCCGAAGCCGTGCCTGAGCAGCCGGCGCTCACGCCCCCCTTCTGGGGCAGCCAGCTGCTCAGCGAGGCCGACATCGACCTGCAGGAGGTGTTTGCCTACCTCGACCGCAATGCCCTGTTCGCCGGCCAGTGGCAGCTGCGCAAGAGCCAGCAGCAGTCGCGGGCCGACTACGAGGCGATGCTGGCCGAGAAGGCCGAGCCGGTGCTGCAGCAGTGGATTGCCCGCTGCCTGCAGGAGGGGCTGCTCAAGCCCAGGGTGGCCTACGGCTACTTCCCCTGCGGCCGCAGCGGCAATGCCGTGGTGCTGTTCGATCCCTCGGGCATGGCGCCCGATGCCGCCCCCTCAGCTGCCGGCGTCGAGCTGGGCCGCTTTGCACTGCCGCGCCAGCGCTCCGGCAACCGCTACTGCATCGCCGACTTCTACCGCGACCTCGCGCTGGCCCCTGAGGGCGCCACCAGGCCCACGGACGTGCTGCCCATGCAGGCGGTGACCATGGGCGAGCAGGCGTCCAGCTTCGCCCAGCAGCTGTTCGCCGCCGACCAGTACAGCGACTATCTCTATTTCCACGGCCTGGCGGTGCAGATGGCCGAAGCGCTGGCCGAGTGGACCCACGCCCGTATCCGCCGCGAACTCGGCCATCCCGACCCCGCGGAGATGCCCCTGCGCGATGTGCTGGCCCAGCGCTACCGCGGCAGCCGCTACTCCTTCGGCTATCCCGCCTGTCCCAACGTGGGTGACTCGCGCCAACAGCTCGACTGGCTGGGTGCCGACCGCATCGGTCTGAGCATGGACGAGAGCGAGCAGCTCCACCCCGAGCAGAGCACCACCGCCCTGGTGGCCCTGCACAGCCAGGCCCGCTATTTCAGCGCCTGATTCCCCCATGGTTCCGGGGTCCCAGCCCTAGCCTGGCCAGGCCCCAACCCAGACCCCATGGCAATCGCAGGCCCCGACGGCGTGGATGCGGCCATCCAGGCCGGCCTCGATCTCGACGGCACCCCGATCCCAGCGGAGATGCTCGCCCTCTACAACGAGGTGATGGAACTGGAGAGCCAGCGGGCCCGCAGCGGCGTGAAGAAGTCGATGCGCAACCGCATCGTCAAGACCGGCTCCAAGCATTTCGACCAGGCCACCCTCGACGCCCGGCTGGCCCAGGCCGGCTGGGAGGGTCTCAAGGACAAGGAGATCGCCTTCTTCTACGGCTGAGCCCCTTCAGCTGCACATCTCCTCGAGGGCATCGATCACCTCCTGCTGGAACTGCTCCAGGTCGGAGGAGTCGCTCAGGTCGATGCCTTCACCGGCGGCGTTCTGGCTCAGCTCCTGGAAGTGGAAGGCTCCCTCCCCGTGGGCCAGGAATTCCATGGCAGAGGGTTCGCCGCTCTCCTTGTAGGCGTCGCAGAGGGCCAGAAAGGCCGCATCTTCGGTGAATTCCCAGCTCATGAAGGGGGTGCGCACAACGACGGACGAACCGCCTGCAAGACCTTTAACGCCTCACCCCCGCAGTCCGTCAACCACCTGGGCCAGGTTTTCGCCTGGATCCCTGGTTCTTCGGCACCCCACTCCCCGCGCCATTCCTCGCTTCCAGTCGTTCGCACCATGACAACCACTCCCGCGTCCCAGGCCGCCGCCAGTCCAGAAACGCTCAACGTGCTGGGGGAACCCCTGGAGCTCTGCAGCTGCGAACCCCTCACCGGCTGGTTCCGCGACGGCAGCTGCCGCACGAATGCCGCCGACCTCGGTCGCCATACCGTGTGCTGTGAGGTCACCGAGGCCTTCCTGAGCTACAGCCTGGCCCAGGGCAACGACCTCAGCACCCCCGCTCCCGCCTATGGCTTTCCCGGCCTCAAACCCGGCGACCACTGGTGCGTGTGCGCACCCCGCTGGCTGGAGGCCTACGAGGACGGCATGGCCCCGCCGGTGCGATTGGCAGCCACCGAACAGGGCACCCTGGAGGTGATCCCGCTGGAACTGCTGCAGCGGCACGCCGTCTGATCCGCTGCGGCTGGCGTCGGTCACCACGGAATCGGCTGGCCGTCCCAGGCCCAGAAGCCACCGCTCTGATCCGGCCCCAGCCCGCTCAACACATCCAGCAGTTGCCCTGCCGCCCGCTCGGGACTGAACAGCTGCCCCGCAGGCACGTTGGCCTGAAACGGCCTGGAGAGGGGAGTGGCCGTGGTGCCTGGGTGCAGCAGGCTCACACACATCAGGGGCAGGCGCCGCCGCCACTCCAGGGCCAGGGTGTGCAGCAACTGATTCTGCGCGGCCTTGGCGGCCCGGTAGGCGTACCAGCCACCGGAGCGGTTGTCGCCGATGCTGCCCACCCGTGCCGACAGGCTGGCGAAGTGACAGGGGAGATCCTTCGGGACGAGGGGTTCGAGGGCCTGGGCCAGCAGCAGCGGGCCAAAGGCGTTCAGCTCGAAGCTGGTGCGCAGGGCGGCCCGGTTCACCTGGGCCAGGCGCTTCTCCGGGGCGATGCCCTCCCCCTGCAGCAGCCCGGCGGTGTTGATCACCAGCCGCAACGGCGGGCCCTGCGCCAGGTTGGCGCGCAGCTCCGCCAGGCTGCGCTCGCAGGTGAGATCCAGCTGCAACAGCCGCGCCGGCAGCCCATCGGCGGCCCCGTCCAAGCGCCGGGTCGCCAGCCGCTCCAGCCCCGGTGCCCGCTGCTCCAGGGCCCGCACCAGGGCCGCGCCGATGCCGCCGCAGCCCACCACCAGGGCCCGCCCCTGCCACCGCTCCAGCGCCGTCCCCTCGTTCATGCCCTGACCCCAGGTGTGGCGCATGATGGCAAGCGCAACCGGCGCCGGTGTCCCGATGTCCCTGCGGATCGCCCTGATCGGCCGTGGAGCCTGGGGCAGCACCCTGGAGGGGATCTGGAGAGCCCAGGGCCACCAGCTGCGCAGCTGGTCGCGGCGGGATGGCGGTGATCCGCTGCCGTTGCTGCAGCGCTGCGACCTGGTGGTGGTGGCCGTGGCGATGGTCGCGGTGGAGCCCCTGGCCCGGCGCCTGGCCTCCGCCATCCCGCCGGAGCTGCCGCTGCTGAGCTGCAGCAAGGGCATCGACCTCGATCGCCTGCTCACCGCCACCGGGCTCTGGAGCCGCCACCTCACCAATCCCTTCGCCGTGCTCAGCGGTCCCAACCTGGCGGCGGAGCTGGCCCAGGGTCTGCCGGCCGCCAGCGTGATCGCCAGCGCCGATCAGCGGCTGGCGGAGCGGCTGCAGGCCGAACTCCACGCCCCCAACCTGCGTCTCTATACCAACAGCGACCCCCTGGGCACCGAACTGGCCGGTGCCCTCAAGAACGTGATGGCCCTGGCGGCGGGGCTCTGCGACGGTCTGCAGCTCGGCGCCAATGCCCGGGCCTCCCTGCTCACCCGCGGGCTGGCCGAGATGGGGGTGGTGCTGGAGGGGCTGGGCGGTTGCCGCTCCACCCTCTATGGCCTGGCCGGACTGGGGGATCTGCTGGCCACCGCCACCAGCAGCCTCAGCCGCAACTACCGCTGCGGCCTGCTGCTGGCCCAGGGCCAGGGCGCCGAGCAGGCCGCCGCCACCATCGGTGCCACCGTGGAGGGACTGGTCACCGCCCGGGCGGCGGTGGCCCTGGCGCGGCGGGAGCACTGGTCGCTGCCGATCTGTGAGCAGGTGGTGGCCGTGATCGCGGGCCAGGCCAGTGCCGAGCATGCGGCCCGGGCCCTGATGGGCCGCGGGCTCAAGCCCGAGGATGCCCCCCCAGCCGTGCCACACCAGCGATGACGCCGGAGCGATCCCTGTCCTGTCCCGCCGTGCTGGTGGAGGCCTTCAGCGCCAGGGCCTGCGGCGGCAACGGCGCCGCCGTGGTGCTGCTGGAGCAGCCACTGGCGGCGCCGGCGATGCAGGCGATCGCCCGCAGTCTCAACCAGTCGGAAACGGCCTTTCTGCTGCGCCACGGCAGCGAGTGGCTGCTGCGCTGGTTCACGCCAACCTGTGAAGTGCCCCTCTGCGGCCACGCCACCCTGGCGGCCACGCTGGCCCTGGGTCACTGGGGTCTGCTCGGGCCCGGCGAAGCCACCAGCCTGCACAGCCGCAGCGGCCCCCTGGCCGTGGAGCTCCTGCCCGAGCCTGGCGCGGCCGCGATCGTTCTGCCCAGCAGCCCGCTCACCCCGGCCACGCCCTCCCCCGAGCTGTTGGCCTACCTCCAGCAGCAGCTGGGCTCGGCACCCGAGCGCTTCTGGCAGTCGGCCCTGGGCTACCGGGTGGTGCTGCTGCCGCCCCAGGCCCCCCTCGAGTCCGTCCCCTTACCGGCCCAGAGCCTGCCGGCCGAGGCCAGGCCCGGGCTGGTGCTGATGCAGCGGATCGGGGCCGATGGCGCCGCCACGGCGCAGCTGCCCCTAGTGCTGGCTGAGCCCTGCGACTACCAGCTGCGCTTCCTGGCGCCGGGCCTGGGCATTGACGAAGATCCAGTCACTGGCTCGGCCCATGCCCTGGTGGCCCCCTGGTGGCAGGAGCAGCTGGGCCGCTCCCGGGTGCGCGGCTGGCAATGTTCAGACCGTCCTGGGGGGATGGTGTGTGAGGCGGTTTCTTCCGGCATGATCCGCCTGATCGGAGCCGGTCATCTCCTGTGGGACGGAACCTTGCAACCTGGCTGCCCCGCGCTCTGCGCCTGGGACGAGCTGCTGAGCCCCGCCAGCTGATCCTGGCGATGCCGGTCGCGGGGCTGGCCCTGGGCATGGGTTTTGCGGCCCAGGGGCTGTTGCCCCGCCCCCACGCCATCAGCCACGGCGCCCTGTTGGACACCCTGATGGAGGTGCCCCCCAGCAGCGCGATGGACACCGCCATGGCCAGCGACCAGCTGCGCCAGCTCCAGGCCCAGCGCGGCCAGCCCGTGCCGGAGGCCGCCGCCGCCGCCCCGGCCGGGCAGGCCACCGCCCTCGTGGAGCCGGCGGCGGCCGCACCGGTGGACCTGGAAATCCGGGTGGCCCTGCTCGCTGCCGGCGAGGCTCCCCGTCTTTCGGCCAACGGACCCTGGCAGCTGGTGAGCCAGCAGGGCGCCGCGCTCCAGCAGGGTGGACCGGGTGAGCCGGTGCAGCTGGCGGGCCTCTGGGCCGCCGGACCCGAGGCCTGGCTGCAGACCAGCGGCTCCGCCGTGCAGGTGAACGGGTCGCCCTATGCCGGTCGGTTGCGCCTGATCCGCGACGGCTCCGGCCTGCGGGTGATCAATCACCTGAGCCTGGAGCGCTACATCACCTCCGTGGTGGGCGCCGAGATGCCCAGCAGCTGGTCGATGGAGGCGCTGCGCGCCCAGGCTGTGGCGGCCCGCTCCTACGCCCTGGCCCACATGGCCCGTCCCGCCAACCCCCACTGGCACCTGGGGGACACCACCCGCTGGCAGGCCTACCGCGGGCTGGCCAGTGTCAACGGGCGCACCCAGGAGGCGGTCGCCAGCACCGCCGGGCTGATCCTCAGCTACCAGGGAGCCATCGTCGAGAGCCTTTACGCCGCCACCACCCAGATCACGATCGAGGCCCATGGCCATCTGGGCGCCAGCATGAGCCAGCACGGAGCGCAGGAGCTGGCCCAGCGGGGCTACACCTACAACCAGATCCTCGGCCACTACTACCAGGGGGCGTCCCTGGCACGCCTGAAGGCCGGTGGGGCGGGCTGAGCGGCTCTGGCAGGCCGGACTCCAGCGCTCCGAGCAGGCCCGGGCGGAGCAGGCCCTGGTCCCCCTGGCCACCGATCTCCTCAGCCTGCCAGGGGCTGAACCCTTTGTGTTGCGTCGCCTGCTGAGTGACACCCCCAAGCACCTGCGCACCAGCGGTCCGCGGCCCAACCCCTTCCTGCCCTGGGATCCGCACCTGGAGGTGAGCCGGCTGGGACCCAGCCATGTGGTGCTGCTCAACAAGTACCCGGTGCAGCCTGGCCATCTGCTGCTGATCACCCAGCACTGGCAGCCCCAGGCCGGCTGGCTGGGGGCCAGCGACTGGCGGGCCGTGGCCGAGATGGACAGCGACACCGGCGGTCTGTGGTTCTTCAACAGCTGTGCCGCCGCCGGCGCCAGCCAGCCCCACCGCCACCTGCAGCTGTTGCCCCGGCCAGCTGGCACCGCCAGTTGCCCCCTGGCGCAGCCCATCCTCGAGCAGCTGGACCAGCGCCGGCCCGCCTGGCCCTGGCAGTACGCCATCAGTCGGCGTGAGCCAGGGGCGGGGGATGTCAGCCCCACCGCCCTGGCCCTGGAGCTGCAACGGCACTACCTGGAGCATGCCCTCCAGCTTGAGCTCGGGGATCCCCGCCACGATCCCCAGCCTCGCCATCCCTACAACCTGCTGTTCACCGACCAGTGGTTTCTCAGCGTGCGTCGCCGCAGGGAACATTGCGCCGGCTTCAGCGTCAATGCCCTCGGTTTCGCCGGCTACCTGCTGGCCACGGAGGTCTCTGATCTCCACTGGCTGCGGCAGCAGGGTCCGTGGCAGCTGCTGCGCGCCGTGGCCGCCCCGGCTCCCGGCGCCTGAACCCCAGGGACCGTTCCGTGTTTTCACGGTTGTGGACAGCAGCCGTGCTGGGGCTGTTTGGAAAAGAGGGAGCACGGTTTCGTTTCGCTCCTGTCCATCCACCATGTCCAGCACCGTCATCACACCAGCCGCCCCCCGACCCAGCGGCCGCCAGCGCCGTCTGCCGCGCCCCCTGCAACGGCGCAATGCCCGCATCGAGCAGTATCAGCAGCTGGTTCGCCCGATTGCCCTGCACTATCACCTGCGCTGTGCCGAACCCCTCGAGGATCTCGTCCAGGTGGGCCTGCTCGGGTTGCTGCGGGCCGCAGAGCTCTACTGCCGCCAGCGCCAGACCCCCTTCGACGCCTTTGCCCGCCCCCATATCCGTGGTGCGATCCTCCACTACCTGCGGGACACCGCGCCGGCGGTGCGGCTGCCCCGCAGACTGGCGGAGCAGCACCAGCAGCTCGCCCAGCTGCGGCGGCGGTCGGTTGAGCCGGCATCGCCTGAACAGCTGCGTGAGGCCATGGGACTCAGCCCCGTGCAGTGGCAGAGGCTGCTGGACAGCACGCCCCATCGACGCACTGTCAGCCTGGACCAGCTGCTGCTGGACCCGGAAGGGGCCGACAGGCTCGAACTGGGCGGGAGCTCCAGTGCAGCGGTACAGCCGCCGGGCCAGGGCGATGTTCAGGGCCTGCTCAGTCAGCTGGAGAGCAGCCAGCGGGCGGTGCTGGAGCGGGTGGTGCTGGCCGGCTGGAGCTACCGGCGAACCGGAGAGGCCCTGCAGATCAGCCCGATGACGGTGCAACGCCGGCTGCACAGCGGCCTGGCCCGCCTGCACCAGCTGCTCAGGCCTGGGGTTCCTGGGG encodes:
- a CDS encoding DUF4090 family protein; protein product: MAIAGPDGVDAAIQAGLDLDGTPIPAEMLALYNEVMELESQRARSGVKKSMRNRIVKTGSKHFDQATLDARLAQAGWEGLKDKEIAFFYG
- a CDS encoding DUF2237 domain-containing protein, whose product is MTTTPASQAAASPETLNVLGEPLELCSCEPLTGWFRDGSCRTNAADLGRHTVCCEVTEAFLSYSLAQGNDLSTPAPAYGFPGLKPGDHWCVCAPRWLEAYEDGMAPPVRLAATEQGTLEVIPLELLQRHAV
- a CDS encoding SDR family NAD(P)-dependent oxidoreductase, yielding MNEGTALERWQGRALVVGCGGIGAALVRALEQRAPGLERLATRRLDGAADGLPARLLQLDLTCERSLAELRANLAQGPPLRLVINTAGLLQGEGIAPEKRLAQVNRAALRTSFELNAFGPLLLAQALEPLVPKDLPCHFASLSARVGSIGDNRSGGWYAYRAAKAAQNQLLHTLALEWRRRLPLMCVSLLHPGTTATPLSRPFQANVPAGQLFSPERAAGQLLDVLSGLGPDQSGGFWAWDGQPIPW
- a CDS encoding NAD(P)H-dependent glycerol-3-phosphate dehydrogenase codes for the protein MSLRIALIGRGAWGSTLEGIWRAQGHQLRSWSRRDGGDPLPLLQRCDLVVVAVAMVAVEPLARRLASAIPPELPLLSCSKGIDLDRLLTATGLWSRHLTNPFAVLSGPNLAAELAQGLPAASVIASADQRLAERLQAELHAPNLRLYTNSDPLGTELAGALKNVMALAAGLCDGLQLGANARASLLTRGLAEMGVVLEGLGGCRSTLYGLAGLGDLLATATSSLSRNYRCGLLLAQGQGAEQAAATIGATVEGLVTARAAVALARREHWSLPICEQVVAVIAGQASAEHAARALMGRGLKPEDAPPAVPHQR
- a CDS encoding PhzF family phenazine biosynthesis protein encodes the protein MTPERSLSCPAVLVEAFSARACGGNGAAVVLLEQPLAAPAMQAIARSLNQSETAFLLRHGSEWLLRWFTPTCEVPLCGHATLAATLALGHWGLLGPGEATSLHSRSGPLAVELLPEPGAAAIVLPSSPLTPATPSPELLAYLQQQLGSAPERFWQSALGYRVVLLPPQAPLESVPLPAQSLPAEARPGLVLMQRIGADGAATAQLPLVLAEPCDYQLRFLAPGLGIDEDPVTGSAHALVAPWWQEQLGRSRVRGWQCSDRPGGMVCEAVSSGMIRLIGAGHLLWDGTLQPGCPALCAWDELLSPAS
- a CDS encoding SpoIID/LytB domain-containing protein; this translates as MGFAAQGLLPRPHAISHGALLDTLMEVPPSSAMDTAMASDQLRQLQAQRGQPVPEAAAAAPAGQATALVEPAAAAPVDLEIRVALLAAGEAPRLSANGPWQLVSQQGAALQQGGPGEPVQLAGLWAAGPEAWLQTSGSAVQVNGSPYAGRLRLIRDGSGLRVINHLSLERYITSVVGAEMPSSWSMEALRAQAVAARSYALAHMARPANPHWHLGDTTRWQAYRGLASVNGRTQEAVASTAGLILSYQGAIVESLYAATTQITIEAHGHLGASMSQHGAQELAQRGYTYNQILGHYYQGASLARLKAGGAG
- a CDS encoding ATP adenylyltransferase — encoded protein: MGRAERLWQAGLQRSEQARAEQALVPLATDLLSLPGAEPFVLRRLLSDTPKHLRTSGPRPNPFLPWDPHLEVSRLGPSHVVLLNKYPVQPGHLLLITQHWQPQAGWLGASDWRAVAEMDSDTGGLWFFNSCAAAGASQPHRHLQLLPRPAGTASCPLAQPILEQLDQRRPAWPWQYAISRREPGAGDVSPTALALELQRHYLEHALQLELGDPRHDPQPRHPYNLLFTDQWFLSVRRRREHCAGFSVNALGFAGYLLATEVSDLHWLRQQGPWQLLRAVAAPAPGA
- a CDS encoding sigma-70 family RNA polymerase sigma factor, with translation MSSTVITPAAPRPSGRQRRLPRPLQRRNARIEQYQQLVRPIALHYHLRCAEPLEDLVQVGLLGLLRAAELYCRQRQTPFDAFARPHIRGAILHYLRDTAPAVRLPRRLAEQHQQLAQLRRRSVEPASPEQLREAMGLSPVQWQRLLDSTPHRRTVSLDQLLLDPEGADRLELGGSSSAAVQPPGQGDVQGLLSQLESSQRAVLERVVLAGWSYRRTGEALQISPMTVQRRLHSGLARLHQLLRPGVPGVCVASAAPGC